From a region of the Chloroflexota bacterium genome:
- a CDS encoding response regulator: MLDNAEPILLLAEDAQTDATIVQVIAQRCGWQVVWLKSLFAMWQYCVSMLDREQPPLNCVIMLDMKMPDPAYRNLEGSVLATWLSHAMHEQRLQQAPIFGMTTDKTLHREWEAKIAGCYQLFEKPLRPEHFQRLQQSLNNPTPPAIDGVDQIACEIIRKQHLDIMHTVIAAYQNQAAPSASTDWSLDELRVLLSHLTNSIYCPRHLQQQREQILERAGGLMQLQRSIRDFLTNQQLSTFELKILNRILQGVSQERIAAQEAIGRRKLEATIEHILVAFGLFLSN, from the coding sequence ATGTTGGATAATGCCGAGCCAATTCTGCTGCTGGCTGAGGATGCCCAGACTGATGCCACGATTGTGCAGGTAATTGCCCAACGCTGTGGCTGGCAGGTTGTTTGGCTCAAAAGTCTCTTTGCAATGTGGCAATATTGTGTCAGCATGCTCGATCGTGAGCAACCGCCGCTCAATTGCGTAATTATGCTCGATATGAAAATGCCTGATCCAGCGTATCGCAATTTAGAAGGCTCAGTTTTAGCAACCTGGCTAAGCCATGCCATGCACGAACAGCGCCTACAGCAAGCGCCAATTTTTGGGATGACGACCGATAAAACCTTGCATCGCGAGTGGGAAGCAAAAATTGCTGGCTGTTATCAATTGTTTGAAAAGCCTTTGCGGCCTGAACATTTTCAGCGTTTACAGCAAAGTTTAAATAATCCAACGCCGCCAGCAATCGACGGCGTTGATCAAATTGCCTGTGAGATTATTCGAAAACAACATTTGGATATTATGCACACGGTGATTGCGGCGTATCAAAATCAAGCAGCACCAAGCGCAAGCACCGATTGGTCATTGGATGAACTACGAGTGCTGTTGAGCCACCTCACCAATTCGATCTATTGCCCACGCCATTTGCAACAACAACGTGAGCAGATTCTAGAGCGAGCGGGTGGCTTGATGCAGCTTCAACGTTCAATCCGTGATTTTCTCACCAATCAACAACTCTCGACTTTCGAGCTAAAAATTCTCAATCGGATTTTGCAAGGCGTTTCGCAAGAGCGCATTGCGGCTCAAGAGGCGATTGGTCGGCGCAAACTTGAGGCAACAATTGAGCATATTTTAGTGGCGTTCGGGCTTTTTCTCAGCAATTAA
- a CDS encoding response regulator: protein MLTTTTQISAGVIEDNPQNLEIARVCLIHQLHAHYQGGWRSGQSFFTWHSEQPRIGFDLLLLDIHMPKESGIKLYQELRELLPKTKIIAWTADVVPQRVVLYQQVGFDGMIGKPINTKRFPLQIQRILAGEAVWEI, encoded by the coding sequence ATGCTTACCACAACAACCCAAATCTCAGCAGGGGTGATTGAAGATAACCCGCAAAATCTAGAAATTGCACGGGTTTGTCTAATTCATCAACTGCATGCCCATTATCAAGGTGGCTGGCGTTCAGGCCAGAGTTTCTTTACATGGCACAGCGAACAACCCAGAATTGGCTTCGACCTTTTATTGTTGGATATTCACATGCCCAAGGAGAGTGGCATCAAACTCTATCAAGAGCTGCGTGAATTATTGCCAAAAACCAAAATTATTGCTTGGACAGCCGATGTTGTGCCGCAGCGGGTTGTCTTATACCAACAAGTTGGCTTTGATGGTATGATCGGTAAACCAATTAATACCAAACGTTTTCCATTACAAATCCAGCGGATTTTGGCTGGTGAAGCTGTCTGGGAGATTTAA